A single window of Syntrophotalea acetylenica DNA harbors:
- the infC gene encoding translation initiation factor IF-3 — MAKEEARVNRAIRAKEVRVVDDEGEMLGVMSVNEALLAAEGRGLDLVEVSPNATPPVCRIMDYGKYKYQASKRAAETKKKSARVDIKEVKMRPKTEEHDFQVKLRNAVRFLEDGNKVKVTVMFRGREVTHPEFGMDLMKRVAEEIGEAGQVEMTPRMAGRFMTMVIAPKKK; from the coding sequence ATAGCTAAGGAAGAAGCGCGCGTTAATCGCGCCATTCGAGCGAAGGAAGTCCGTGTCGTCGATGATGAAGGTGAGATGCTTGGGGTCATGAGCGTCAACGAGGCGTTGCTGGCCGCCGAAGGGCGAGGTCTCGATCTTGTCGAGGTTTCCCCCAACGCGACGCCGCCTGTTTGCCGCATTATGGATTACGGCAAATACAAGTATCAGGCGAGCAAGCGGGCTGCGGAAACCAAAAAGAAATCCGCGCGTGTCGACATCAAGGAAGTCAAGATGCGGCCCAAGACGGAGGAGCACGATTTCCAGGTCAAGCTCAGGAACGCTGTGCGTTTTCTCGAGGACGGCAACAAGGTTAAAGTGACCGTCATGTTCCGTGGCCGCGAAGTCACCCATCCTGAATTCGGCATGGATCTGATGAAGCGTGTTGCCGAGGAGATCGGTGAAGCCGGACAGGTAGAGATGACGCCGCGCATGGCGGGACGTTTCATGACTATGGTAATCGCACCGAAGAAAAAATAG
- the rpmI gene encoding 50S ribosomal protein L35, with protein sequence MPKIKTNRGAAKRFRKTGSGKIRRNKAFTSHILTKKSTKRKRVLRQGTLVAKTDEKNISRLIPYL encoded by the coding sequence ATGCCTAAAATCAAGACCAATCGTGGTGCCGCAAAGCGTTTTCGCAAGACCGGCAGCGGTAAAATCCGTCGGAACAAGGCTTTTACCAGCCACATCCTGACCAAGAAGTCGACCAAGCGCAAGCGTGTTCTGCGCCAGGGTACGCTTGTCGCCAAGACCGACGAAAAGAATATCAGCCGTCTCATTCCCTATCTGTAG